The DNA window CGTCAGCACCCCCGAGATCGCATAGACCATCTGGTTCCAGCGGTGCTCGTGTTCCGGAAAGGAATGGCGGGCCGGAATCGACTGAGCCCGCACGGTGATCGGACGAGGCGCCGCCGCCCCGGGTGGCGCTTCGATCGTCTCCCACGCCATGTCGCGTTCCCCCATTTGGCAGTTGTTCTACATCATTTGGCCGACTGTCAAAATACGGCCAGGACGGTATGCCGTATAAGACCTCTCAACGAGCACCGATGCTCCTGTCCGCTCCCAGATGAGGATCCAGCCATGACCCGTTTCGACAGCCGTGGCCTTCCCCTGTCGACCACGTCCGACCCTGCGGCGGAACGCTACCGGGAAGGTGTCGACCTGCTCCTCTCGGCTTGGCCCGACGCGGCCGAGGTCCTGGAGGAGGCGATCGCAGCCGATCCAGACTTCGCTCTCGCCCACGCGGCCCGCGCCCGCCTGCACGTCATCCGTAGTGAGGTTACGAAGGCCAAGGCGCGGATCGCTACGGCGAAGGAGATCGTCGCGCGGCGCGGGACCGAGCGCGAGCGCAGCCACGTGGCTGTCCTCTCGCTGGCGATCAACGGGCAATCGGCCCAGGCGCTGGAGCGGGCGCTCGCCCATGCCGAGATCTGGCCGCGGGACGTGCTGATCCTGTCCCTGCCGCTCGGGGCCTTCGGGCTCTTCGCCTTCTCCGGCATGGCGGACCACGACCAGGCGCGCGTCGATCTCTGCGAGCGCCACGCCCGGCATTTCGACGCCGACGACTGGTGGTTTCTCACCTACCGGGGCTGGTCTCATGCGGAGAACGGCAACGTTGCGCACGGTCGGACGCTGACGCAGCGCGGCTACGATTTGCGCGGAAACAATGCCAATGCGGCGCATGCACTCTCGCATGCCATGTACGAGGGCGGTGCGCACGATGAGGCGGAGCGGATGATCGCCGACTGGCTGCCCGGCTACGACCGCTGCGGAATCCTGCACGGCCACATCGCGTGGCACTCGGCGCTGGGCGCGCTCGAGCGCGGCGATCCGGAGCAGGCTTTGGCGATCTACGCGGAACACATCCAGCCGTCGGTGACGGCCGGCATGCCGGTCAACGTGGTCAGCGACACGGCCTCGTTCCTGTGGCGGCTGAAAGCCTACGGTCACACGGTGCCGGCTGGGCTGTGGCAGGACGCGGCCACCTATTCGACAGGCTACTTCCAGACGGCCGGCTTCGCCTTCGCGGACGTCCACATGGCGCTCATCGCGGCGGCGACCGGTGACAAGGCCGCAGTCGAGGAGCGCGTGAAGGCTCAGATGGCGCTGATCGATGCGGGCGCCCTGGCCGCCGGCCCTGTGGTGCCGGCGATCTGCCGCGCGGCCCTGGCCTTTGCGGAGGAGGACTACGCGGCTTGCGCGCGTATCCTGCAGCCGGTCGCGGCCGAGGTCGTGCGCATCGGCGGCAGCGGCGCTCAGCGCGAGATGATGGAGGACATGCTGCTGCTGGCCTTGATGCGCAGCGGCGAGGCCGCGAAGGCCGGTGAATTACTCGACAGTCGCCTCCATCGCCGCCCGTCGTCGCGCGACATGCGCTGGCACGGCCTGCT is part of the Microvirga terrae genome and encodes:
- a CDS encoding tetratricopeptide repeat protein, whose amino-acid sequence is MTRFDSRGLPLSTTSDPAAERYREGVDLLLSAWPDAAEVLEEAIAADPDFALAHAARARLHVIRSEVTKAKARIATAKEIVARRGTERERSHVAVLSLAINGQSAQALERALAHAEIWPRDVLILSLPLGAFGLFAFSGMADHDQARVDLCERHARHFDADDWWFLTYRGWSHAENGNVAHGRTLTQRGYDLRGNNANAAHALSHAMYEGGAHDEAERMIADWLPGYDRCGILHGHIAWHSALGALERGDPEQALAIYAEHIQPSVTAGMPVNVVSDTASFLWRLKAYGHTVPAGLWQDAATYSTGYFQTAGFAFADVHMALIAAATGDKAAVEERVKAQMALIDAGALAAGPVVPAICRAALAFAEEDYAACARILQPVAAEVVRIGGSGAQREMMEDMLLLALMRSGEAAKAGELLDSRLHRRPSSRDMRWHGLLAA